The window CCCAGCTTCGACAATGACAACAACCTCAAGCTCTACACCACGCTGATCTACAAGGCCGAGCATCGCGTCAGCATTACCAGTCCCTACTTCGTGCCGGACGAGGCCATCCAGTTGGCCATCATCACCGCGGCCTCGCGCGGTCTCAGCGTGGAGCTCTTCGTCTCTGAGGTGGGCGACCAAGCCATGGTCTACCACGCACAGCGTTCCTACTACGAGGTGTTGCTGCGGGCCGGCGTCCGGATCTACCTGTACAAAGCTCCGCAAGTCCTGCACGCCAAGCACTTCACGGTGGACTACGACGTCGCTGTGATCGGTTCGAGCAACATGGATGTCCGGTCCTTCAGCCTCAACATGGAAGTCTCCGTTCTGGTCCACGGACGCTCCATCGTGGACCAGATGCGCGCAGTCGAAGACAGTTACCGCGCCGCCAGCACCGAGTTGCTGCTGGAAGATTGGCTTCGGCGTCCAGTGGGCCAAGTGGCCCTGGACAACCTGGCGCGGCTGACGTCCTCGCTTCAGTAGCTGGGTCAGGTCAGCCATCCAACTGCAGATACCAGGTCACTCCGGCGCTGATTACCCGTCCCAGCAGCAGTGAGAACGCAATGGCAATGACCACAGCGAACTCAGTGGACAGTCCCGGCAAAAGCCCGGAGAGGGCGCCAATGCCCACGGAGTATGCGGACCAGAGGATGCCCGCAGCCACTGAATACAGAATGAACCTGCCCCGCGGAACCGGGGTGATGGCACTGGCCACATTCATGGTCAGACGCCCCAAAGGAACGAACCTGGACGTCAGGACCCACGAGGCTGCGTGCTTGGCCAACCGCTCACGGGAGGCGTGCAGGGCTTTCTGGGTGCGGGGACCCCGGAGTATCTTCCAGTTGGCCATATCCCGGCGGCGGACCAATTCGTAGGCGCCCACGTCCCCGGCCACGGCTCCGGCAAGCATGGCTGCCACCAAGAGGAACCCGTTGGGAAGGTTGTCCGTGGCTGAGAGCGCGCCCAATGCCACAAACAAGGACGTCGTGGGAATTGGCGGGAAGATAGCCGAGAACGCCACAAATATCGCCCCGAGTGGGTAGACCCATCCGGAGTCCGCGGCACTCATGATGTCCTTAAAAGCCTGCACGGTGAAACCCCTCTCCCGGGCCTCGTCCAAGCGTCTCACGGCCGCCACGTTCATCCTTACGGTCTGTGGCCGCCACGCGGATCGCCTTTACCGGGTGAATCCTCGATGCCCCGCCCCTACACTGAAGGTGTGGACGACCAAGGTGGTACCCGCCCGGACCTCTTGAGCCTGAAGCCAACTACGGTCCCCCGGCCGCCCTTGGCCCTGCTGGCTCGCTCCCGACTCATGGCCAAGCTTGATTGCGCGGCCGACACCGTCCTGATCTGTGCCCCTGCCGGGTACGGAAAAACGGTGCTCTTGACCCAATGGTTGGAAGGCCGGCCGCATAACGTGGCGTGGCTCAGCCCAGACCAACACAACAGGAAAGCGCTGTGGCCCGCCATTTTGCAGGCGCTCCGGCGGTGCCCGGCCATTCCACCGGGCACTTTGGGGCAATTTTCCGGAACCGAAGACAGCGCTACGGATGTCCTGGGAGATCTCACCCAAGTATTGGCTGCAACCGGCACCACTATTCGCCTAGTGATCGACGGCGTGGACGGCTTCGATCCGGATGAACGCGATTACTGGATTCCCGCCCTGCTCAACCAAGCGGGCCAGCCCCTTCAACTGGCGTTGGCTTTCCGGGACGACTCCGCCGTTGACCCCGGACCTGCCCGACTGAGCGGACGCGTGGTTGAGTTACGCACAAAAGACCTGGCGTTCACTCTGGACGACATCAACGTGCTGGCCGCGAAGACAACAACCCTGATGGGAATGCAGCAACTGCGCGAGCTTTTCAGGCAAACCGCAGGGTGGCCGGCCTGTGTAGTGCTCGCCTTGCGTTACCTCCGCGAAGCCGCCAATCCCGACGCCCCTGTGGGAGACCTCGCCGCCAACAATCGGGAGCTCTCCGATTACCTGGACCAGCAGATTTTCCGTGCTCTTTCCTATGAAGAACGGCATGTCCTTTCCAGCACCAGCGTGTGCCGGGTGATGGTTGCCGCGCAGGCCAACACCCTTGCAGGCAACAGGAACGCCGGAAGCGTCCTCTCCGGCTTGGCCGATGACCGCGGAATCGTGGAGTCGGCAGGCAGCGGGCGGAAGGTCTTCCTGGTTCATCCCTTGATCCGTGCGTATTTCAGGGCCGGGATGGCTCGGAAGCAGCCAGACGAACTACACCGCTTGAGTCGGATCGCAGCTCAGTGGCATGAGCGTGCCGGAGAGCCGGCTGCGGCGCTGAGGCACGCCATGGACTCCGAGGACAACCATCTGATGGCTGGCATCCTTGAACGGCACGGCGCCGCGCTCTTGGGATCAGGTGAAGTCATGCGCGTCCGCCGTGCGATCACGGCTTTGCCCGATACCCTCTTCGCTGTGAGCCGCAAGCTCTGCGTGGTTGCCGCATTGGCACACGTGGAAAGCCGTCAGCCCACCACCGCTGCCCGCTATATGGCGGCGGCAAACCGAAGCCGGGCTGATGATTCACTTCCCGATCTCCGCGAGTTGCAGGCGTTGGCCAAAGCACGCCTTTCCTGGTTCAGCGATGCGTGGGAGGGCCAGGACCCGCAGGCTACCGTGGACCACGCTGCGCTCCGGTTTTCGAGGCAAAGCGATGTCCGCATTGAGGCGGGGATGGTTGCGGTCACTGCCGCCTTGGTGGAAGGGAGGTATGGAACCGCGGAGAACGAAGCTTCCGCGGCCCTGATCGAAGCCACGGAAGCAGGCAACGCCTACCTGGCCGGCAAGGTCTACCTCAAGCTCGCTGCTATTCATTTGATGCAAGGTCATCTCAGCCGGGCCTGTGAATTCTTGCACCTCGCCGAGGAAAAACTTCCACCGCACCTGTGGACGGCCGGTGCCGGCAGGTCCGTTGGAGACCTGATGCATGCCTCAGCTGCGCTTCTTCGCGCTGATCCGGACCAAGCCCTGCAGTTCGCCGGAGCAGGTCTTTCGGATCTCGGACAACTCGGTTCTTCCTCCAAGGGAGTGGGAGCAGCGATGCGGGCTGCCTTGGAAATAGTCACCGCATGCGCGCACTTGGATTCCGGGGACAGGCGCAATGCCTTGGAAGGCCTGCGTCAAGCCAGGCTGCGCATCAGCAGGGATCATGTCTTTGCCCACCCGCTGGCCGCATGCATCGCCGTCCTCGAGCACACGGCTGCACTGGGACTGGGCCATGCTGACCATGCCCGCGAAGTTTTGGAATGGGCCGAGGGACGTCTTCCTGGAACGGGCGAGCTTTGCCTCCTGCGCGCCCAGGGACCGGCCGGCATCAGTCGCTTCGACGCCGCCCTTGATCGTCTTAAGCCCCTGCACACCGGCGCGGTGAAGCCAGTTCTGGAATGGACCCGACTCCACGTGAACGTCCTGGAATGTTCCATTGCCATCCGGACGGGACGGCGGACACAGGCTGGCAAACTCCTGGAGGAAACCCTCACTACAGCCGACGAACTGGATGTGCTCCGACCCCTGGCAATCGCTCCCCAGGAAGTGATGGATCTTCTGGTGGAAAGGGTGGGCACCTTTGGACCCCATGAAGCACTTGCCCAGCGCCTGCTCGCTTTACGGCCTCCCGCCGACGCCCGGCGAGCGCAGTCGTTGACTCCCCGGGAGCGCGAGGTCCTCACTCTTCTTCCGTCACACTTATCGCAGGAACAGATGGCCTCGGAACTCCACTTGTCCGTGAACACGGTGAAGACGCACATTCGCATTATTTATTCCAAGCTCGGGGCTGGTTCACGGCATGATGCGGTGGCAGCGGCCTATAAGACTGGATATTTGCCCTAGCCGTGACCTCGGTAAACGCCCATCACTCACCTGTTTGGGGTGACCCTCCGGCGGGAAGCCGGATCTAGTCTGAAAGAATGCTGACCAAAGATCCCGCGGGTTGCCGAAGGCACTCATGACAGACGTCACCGTCACGTTGCTGGTGCTCGTCGTGGTGATTGCTGCGTTCGTGTGGAACCGCCTGCCAGTAGAAGTGGTGGCTCTCGGAGCGGCTCTGGCCTTGTACGGCACAGGCATTGTGGGGTTGGACGACACGTTCGCCGGTTTCGGAAGCGGGACCGTGGTGTTGATCGCTGCACTGTTCGTGGTGGCGGAGGCCATTGATGCCGCAGGCGTTACTACGTGGTTGGGAAGCCTGCTGATCAGGTTTTCGGGGACGAGCCGAACCCGGCTGATGGTGTTGATGATGGTCCTCACGGCTTTGCTAACGGCACTCATCAGCGTCAATGGGGCAGTGGCGGCGTTGCTTCCCATGGTGGTGGTGCTGGCGGTTCGACTTGGCCGGCGGCCTTCCGAGCTGCTGATGCCCATGGCCTTCGCCGCGCATGCGGGGTCGTTGTTGATCCTGACCGGCTCACCGGTGAATATCCTCATTCTCAACGCGGCGCTTGAAACCACTGGAACCGGGATCGGATTCTTCGAGTTCGGGCTGGTGGGACTTCCGCTGTTGTTGGGAACCATCGGCCTGACGCTTTGGCTTGGACCCAGGCTTTTACCTGCCAGGACCCCGGAGGCACTGCCGAAGGATCTGGGTTCCCATGGCGAGACGCTCATGAACCATTACTTGGGTGGCGATGGCCTGAGCCGGCTCAGCATTCCGGCCGGTTCGGCTTTGGTGGGCCAGCCGGTGGCGTGCCTTCAGGACGAGCACGACGGCGGTCATCTCCACCTCATCAGCGTGCAGGGGTCGGACGGCAGGCCGTCCGGGAACACTGTGTTTGAAGAGGGCGATGAGATTGTGGTGCGCGGGGGTCAGTCGACCATCGACGCCTTGGCAGTCCGGCATGGCCTGCAACAGGACGACGACGCTACGTGCGGACTCATCAGCAGCAGTTACGGAGTGGCGGAGGTGGTGGTTCCGCCCCGGTCGAACCTCGTCGGCACGGAGGCCTACCCTGGCATGGTGACGGACAGCGGCCACCTGGTGGTGTTGGCTCATCACCATCCGGGCGAGCCGGAATCGTCCGGACGCACTCTCATCACCGCCGGTGACAGGCTGCTTCTTCAGGGAACCTGGTCTGCTTTGGACCAGCACACCGTGGATCACAACGTCTTGCTGGTGGACTCGCCGGACACCATCCGCAGGCAGACCGTCCCGTTGGGTCCCCGCGCCACACCGGCGCTGATCGTCGTCGGCATCATGGTGGTCCTGTTGGCCACCAACCTCGTTCCCGCGCCGGTAGCCGCACTCCTGGCTGCGCTGGCCATGGTGGTACTCCGCGTGGTGACTGTTCAGCAGGCCCACCGTTCCATGGCATGGACCACCCTCATCCTGGTGGCAGGAATGATTCCGCTTTCCACCGCGATCACGTCGACGGGCACCGCTGAGATCCTGGCTGAAGGCATGGTCTCGGTGGTGGGAGGTGGCGGACCTTTGTTGTTGCTGGTTGGACTCTTCGTGGTCACCGCCGTCCTGGGGCAGTTGATCAGCAACACCGCCACGGCGCTGATCATCATCCCCATCGCCCTCTCGGTGGCCCAGGAATCATCCATCAACCCTTACGCCGTGCTGATGTGCGTTTCGGTGGCATCCTCGGCTGCCTTGCTGACGCCGGTGGCCACTCCGGCCAACATGATGATCATGCAGCCGGCAGGCTATCGCTTCGGCGATTACTGGAAGTTCGGGCTGGCGATCATGGCCCTCTACGCTGCTGTGGCCATTCTGCTGGTACCAGTCTTCTGGCCGCTTCAGAACTAGTAACCAAGAAACCCATGTATCCAACAGAGCACACCAGGAGCAGCACATGGCCAGTGACCACACCACTACAGAAACCCCACCACCTGCCAAGGCGGCTTCATGGCTGCCCCTGATCGTGGTGGTCCTCACCCAAATCCAGGCATCGTTCGCTGTGAACGCCTTGACGGTTTCCATGCAGGGCATCACCACCGACCTGGACACCGCAGCAACATCCGTGGGCACGGCCATCACTGCCGGAACGTTTTCGATGGCGGCTTTCATCCTGTTGGGAGCGAAGCTGGGCGCCCGCTTCGGAACGCGCAAGGTGTTCCAGATCGCCGTCGCCATCCATGCCGCCGCCATGGCAGGTGTGGCCCTTAGCCTCAGTCCCGCCATGCTGTTCATTGCCCAGGCTTCTTCGGGCGCTGTCATTGCACTGATCGCACCCGCCCTCACGGTCTTTATCGCCACGAATTACAAGGACCAGCAGCAAGCAAAGGCCATCGGCCTCCTGGCTGCAGCCATCCCGGCAGCGGGTGTCCTGGCCCTGCTGATTGCCGGTTGGTTCGCAACGACCATCGGCTGGCGCTACTCGTTTGGACTCATGGTGGTCCTCGGCGCCATCAACCTGCTGCTGAGCTTTAAGCTCAAGACCGTCCCGGCACAACCGAAGCTGAAGATCGACTGGACCGGCTCGATCATCGCCGCAGTGGCCGTCATTTTTCTCAGCTTCGGTTTCAGTGGTTTGTCCGCCTGGGGTACCTGGTTCGCCACCAGCCAGGCGCCCTTCGACATTCTGGGTCTCTCGCCAGCGCCGCTCCTCATCCTGCTCGGAGCAATCGCAGGGCAGGTCTTTTTCATGTGGATCCGGAAACGTCAGGACGCCAAGCTGCCGCGCATCTTTGACCTCAGGGTTCTCGCCTCAAGCTCCGAGCTCGCGGTTACTGCCTGCATGGCCGTCATGCTGTTTGTGGGGACGGCCGCGAACTTCCTGATCCCCCTGTACATGCAGATCGTTCAAGGACGCTCCAGCATTGAGACCTCGTTCTCGATCATCCCGTACACCTTGTCCATCTTCCTCGCGAGCACCTTTGTGGCCTTCCTGTACGACAAATTCCCGCCACGCATCATCGCCCAAGCCGGCTTCGTGGTGGTGGCCGGAGCGCTGGTCCTGCTCGCCTTCACCATCCGGAACGACTGGGGCCAGCTATTCGTGGTGCTCGGCCTGATCCTGCTGGGGCTCGGCCAAGGCGCAATCGTCGCGCTGGTGTTCAACACGCTGCTCAGCGCGGTTCCGCGCGAGTTGGCCGGCGACGTCGGTGCCTGGCGGGGGCTGGTCCACAACCTCTCCGGCAGTGTGGGCATCGCAGTGGCGAGCGCATTCGCCGTCGGAATGCTCTCCTCGCTCATCGCCAGCGGCGCCGCCGCGCATCCGGAAGTATCGCAGGAGTTGATCTACAAAGTGAACGTCAACGAGGCCGACTTTCTGACTAATACCCAGGTGGAGGGCGTTATCGGTGACCGGGTGAGCAGCCCCTCAGAGCTGGCGGCCGCGATCGAAGTCAACGAGGAAGCGCGGCTCCGCGCCCTGCAGATCTCCCTCCTTGGACTGTCCGGGCTGGCCTTGCTGGCGATTGTCCCCGCGGGCCGCATGCCTGGGCGGATGAAGGGCGATCTGCCAGAGCAACTTGAACCGGACGATCCGGATGCCATTCCGGAGCCGGCAGCCGCTTCAACCACAACTGCACCTACAACAACAGAACGGGCGAAACGGTGAACCACGAACCTTACAAACTGATCCCTGAAGTTTTCACGGCTGTCCCGTCCCTTGAGGGTGACGAAACTGAGCTGCACTTCGTTGACGGCTTCGATCAGCTCGATGCAATAGGTGTGATGGTCCCCTCCGAAGGTGACGTCCCGGCGTCGGTCGGACTGCACCGGGAAACGTTGGAGAGTGCGGGCTTCGACGGCAAACCCGGAACCACGCTGCAGCTGGCCAACGCCTCGGGCACGCTGGTGGTTGCCGTCGGTGGCGGCAAACCGGGCTCGCTGGACGCTGATGGCTGGCGTAAAGCTGCCGCGGCCCTGGTCCGCGCCACCCAGCGCCACACGCGCCTTGGATTCGAGCTTTCCGATACTGCGGGGATCGACGCCGAACACCTGGGTCAGGTTTTGGCGGAGGGGATACTGCTGGCGCGCTACAGCTACGAAACGCTGAAGAGCAAGAGCAAGCAGAAGGCACTGAGCGAGGTTCAGTTCCTGGCCCCGGGTATAGACAGTGCGGCCGCGGAACGGGGGCTGACCGTGGGCCGGGTGAAAGTGCGGGCCACCGCCATAGCCCGCGATCTGTGCAACGCACCGCCCAGCCACCTCACGGCCGCGGGTTTGGGTGAGGTGTCCCAGGAACTTGGCAAACGGTTCGGTTTCACAGTGGAGGAGTTCAACAAGGAACAGCTGATCGACCTCCGGTGCGGCGGCCTCCTCGGCGTGAACGCCGGCAGCGCCCAGGAACCCCGCATGATCAAACTCAGCTACAAGCCTGACGGGT is drawn from Arthrobacter sp. 31Y and contains these coding sequences:
- a CDS encoding DedA family protein, whose protein sequence is MNVAAVRRLDEARERGFTVQAFKDIMSAADSGWVYPLGAIFVAFSAIFPPIPTTSLFVALGALSATDNLPNGFLLVAAMLAGAVAGDVGAYELVRRRDMANWKILRGPRTQKALHASRERLAKHAASWVLTSRFVPLGRLTMNVASAITPVPRGRFILYSVAAGILWSAYSVGIGALSGLLPGLSTEFAVVIAIAFSLLLGRVISAGVTWYLQLDG
- a CDS encoding LuxR C-terminal-related transcriptional regulator, which encodes MDDQGGTRPDLLSLKPTTVPRPPLALLARSRLMAKLDCAADTVLICAPAGYGKTVLLTQWLEGRPHNVAWLSPDQHNRKALWPAILQALRRCPAIPPGTLGQFSGTEDSATDVLGDLTQVLAATGTTIRLVIDGVDGFDPDERDYWIPALLNQAGQPLQLALAFRDDSAVDPGPARLSGRVVELRTKDLAFTLDDINVLAAKTTTLMGMQQLRELFRQTAGWPACVVLALRYLREAANPDAPVGDLAANNRELSDYLDQQIFRALSYEERHVLSSTSVCRVMVAAQANTLAGNRNAGSVLSGLADDRGIVESAGSGRKVFLVHPLIRAYFRAGMARKQPDELHRLSRIAAQWHERAGEPAAALRHAMDSEDNHLMAGILERHGAALLGSGEVMRVRRAITALPDTLFAVSRKLCVVAALAHVESRQPTTAARYMAAANRSRADDSLPDLRELQALAKARLSWFSDAWEGQDPQATVDHAALRFSRQSDVRIEAGMVAVTAALVEGRYGTAENEASAALIEATEAGNAYLAGKVYLKLAAIHLMQGHLSRACEFLHLAEEKLPPHLWTAGAGRSVGDLMHASAALLRADPDQALQFAGAGLSDLGQLGSSSKGVGAAMRAALEIVTACAHLDSGDRRNALEGLRQARLRISRDHVFAHPLAACIAVLEHTAALGLGHADHAREVLEWAEGRLPGTGELCLLRAQGPAGISRFDAALDRLKPLHTGAVKPVLEWTRLHVNVLECSIAIRTGRRTQAGKLLEETLTTADELDVLRPLAIAPQEVMDLLVERVGTFGPHEALAQRLLALRPPADARRAQSLTPREREVLTLLPSHLSQEQMASELHLSVNTVKTHIRIIYSKLGAGSRHDAVAAAYKTGYLP
- a CDS encoding SLC13 family permease is translated as MTDVTVTLLVLVVVIAAFVWNRLPVEVVALGAALALYGTGIVGLDDTFAGFGSGTVVLIAALFVVAEAIDAAGVTTWLGSLLIRFSGTSRTRLMVLMMVLTALLTALISVNGAVAALLPMVVVLAVRLGRRPSELLMPMAFAAHAGSLLILTGSPVNILILNAALETTGTGIGFFEFGLVGLPLLLGTIGLTLWLGPRLLPARTPEALPKDLGSHGETLMNHYLGGDGLSRLSIPAGSALVGQPVACLQDEHDGGHLHLISVQGSDGRPSGNTVFEEGDEIVVRGGQSTIDALAVRHGLQQDDDATCGLISSSYGVAEVVVPPRSNLVGTEAYPGMVTDSGHLVVLAHHHPGEPESSGRTLITAGDRLLLQGTWSALDQHTVDHNVLLVDSPDTIRRQTVPLGPRATPALIVVGIMVVLLATNLVPAPVAALLAALAMVVLRVVTVQQAHRSMAWTTLILVAGMIPLSTAITSTGTAEILAEGMVSVVGGGGPLLLLVGLFVVTAVLGQLISNTATALIIIPIALSVAQESSINPYAVLMCVSVASSAALLTPVATPANMMIMQPAGYRFGDYWKFGLAIMALYAAVAILLVPVFWPLQN
- a CDS encoding MFS transporter is translated as MASDHTTTETPPPAKAASWLPLIVVVLTQIQASFAVNALTVSMQGITTDLDTAATSVGTAITAGTFSMAAFILLGAKLGARFGTRKVFQIAVAIHAAAMAGVALSLSPAMLFIAQASSGAVIALIAPALTVFIATNYKDQQQAKAIGLLAAAIPAAGVLALLIAGWFATTIGWRYSFGLMVVLGAINLLLSFKLKTVPAQPKLKIDWTGSIIAAVAVIFLSFGFSGLSAWGTWFATSQAPFDILGLSPAPLLILLGAIAGQVFFMWIRKRQDAKLPRIFDLRVLASSSELAVTACMAVMLFVGTAANFLIPLYMQIVQGRSSIETSFSIIPYTLSIFLASTFVAFLYDKFPPRIIAQAGFVVVAGALVLLAFTIRNDWGQLFVVLGLILLGLGQGAIVALVFNTLLSAVPRELAGDVGAWRGLVHNLSGSVGIAVASAFAVGMLSSLIASGAAAHPEVSQELIYKVNVNEADFLTNTQVEGVIGDRVSSPSELAAAIEVNEEARLRALQISLLGLSGLALLAIVPAGRMPGRMKGDLPEQLEPDDPDAIPEPAAASTTTAPTTTERAKR
- a CDS encoding leucyl aminopeptidase, whose product is MNHEPYKLIPEVFTAVPSLEGDETELHFVDGFDQLDAIGVMVPSEGDVPASVGLHRETLESAGFDGKPGTTLQLANASGTLVVAVGGGKPGSLDADGWRKAAAALVRATQRHTRLGFELSDTAGIDAEHLGQVLAEGILLARYSYETLKSKSKQKALSEVQFLAPGIDSAAAERGLTVGRVKVRATAIARDLCNAPPSHLTAAGLGEVSQELGKRFGFTVEEFNKEQLIDLRCGGLLGVNAGSAQEPRMIKLSYKPDGSPSGHLGLVGKGIMYDSGGVSLKPSDPMHLLMKMDMGGAAAVLAVFTALRDLGCRAAVTGFLMCTDNMPSGSAYKLGDVLTTRSGLTIEVKNTDAEGRLVMCDALTLAVEDEVDGIVDIATLTGAALMSLGQLTAPVFGNDQGLVDRVLESGGRADEQVWQLPLERAYRPQLDSDVADISNLGGPYAGSTTAALFLAEFVGETPWAHIDIAGTMQSDKDDAWRSKGATGFGTRLLIELALGYSAG